From Algoriphagus sp. NG3, the proteins below share one genomic window:
- a CDS encoding ATP-binding protein, protein MEIPRFIEKKLVNQIGKQKVLMLYGSRRTGKTTIIENIRQKHENNTLMLLGEDIQVSEYLQNRTVANYTQLIGGKKLIIIDEAQAIPNIGKILKLMIDSVKGITIIATGSSSLDLVNDAGEPLVGRQLEYLLLPLAQTELTKTENRLDSLNQLPNRLIYGGYPELIHLPSLEEKEEYLKSLVNSYLLKDILALTMIKGADVLLRLLKLLAFQVGSQVSTVELGNSLQINKETVDRYLDLLSKVFIIFPLGGFSQNLRKEVSKSRKWYFYDNGIRNALINNFSPLNFRNDVGALWEQWIIVERMKYNSSKGYNPQYFFWRTYDGQEIDLLEINSKQEIQAIECKWASSKSKIPAAFAKGYPSAKWAVVTKENFNEWTID, encoded by the coding sequence AAGGTGCTGATGCTATATGGCAGTAGAAGAACAGGTAAAACCACTATAATTGAAAACATCCGTCAGAAGCATGAGAACAACACATTAATGCTTTTGGGAGAAGATATCCAGGTTTCCGAATATTTACAAAACAGGACTGTAGCGAATTACACACAGTTAATTGGCGGTAAAAAACTGATCATCATTGACGAGGCTCAGGCAATTCCCAATATCGGCAAAATCCTAAAGCTAATGATAGATTCTGTAAAAGGTATCACTATCATTGCTACTGGCAGCAGTAGCTTGGATTTGGTGAATGATGCCGGTGAACCTCTGGTAGGAAGGCAATTAGAATATCTTCTTTTACCACTCGCTCAAACAGAATTAACTAAAACAGAAAACAGATTAGATTCCCTTAATCAACTACCAAATAGACTTATTTATGGAGGATATCCAGAATTAATCCATCTCCCCTCCCTTGAGGAGAAGGAAGAATACTTGAAGTCTTTAGTCAATTCCTATCTGCTTAAGGATATTTTAGCGCTGACAATGATCAAAGGCGCTGACGTTTTGCTTCGCTTGTTGAAACTACTTGCTTTCCAAGTTGGAAGCCAAGTGAGTACCGTAGAACTGGGAAACAGCCTTCAGATCAATAAAGAAACAGTAGATCGTTACCTAGATTTACTCTCAAAAGTATTTATAATTTTTCCTCTGGGAGGATTTAGTCAGAATCTTAGAAAGGAAGTGTCGAAGTCAAGAAAATGGTATTTCTATGACAATGGAATTCGAAATGCATTGATTAACAATTTTAGTCCTTTAAACTTCAGAAATGATGTGGGAGCACTATGGGAGCAATGGATAATCGTGGAACGGATGAAATACAACAGTTCCAAAGGATACAACCCTCAATACTTCTTTTGGAGAACCTATGATGGGCAAGAAATCGACTTACTGGAGATCAACAGTAAGCAGGAAATACAAGCAATTGAATGCAAATGGGCTTCTTCTAAATCTAAAATTCCAGCTGCTTTTGCAAAGGGGTATCCTTCAGCAAAATGGGCTGTAGTAACTAAAGAGAACTTCAATGAATGGACAATCGACTAG
- a CDS encoding YybH family protein, protein MKTITFLFFLLISSSAFCQNPLNTKGESQEILDLISSYSKARDTKDTVLLKEILVEDIDQLVSSGEWRKGIAAAVQGMMQSSSENPGDRTLKVESIRFLSLDAAIVDTRYEIKNASGTIRKMWSTFIVITETEQWKISAIRNMLPAGN, encoded by the coding sequence ATGAAAACTATCACCTTCCTTTTCTTTCTTCTAATCAGCTCATCCGCTTTTTGTCAAAACCCTTTGAATACTAAAGGAGAATCCCAGGAGATTCTTGATTTGATCAGCTCCTATTCCAAAGCTAGGGATACAAAAGACACTGTTCTGCTCAAGGAAATTCTGGTTGAAGATATTGACCAGTTGGTGTCTTCCGGCGAATGGCGAAAAGGAATTGCCGCAGCTGTTCAGGGGATGATGCAAAGCTCATCAGAAAATCCAGGAGACCGTACGTTGAAGGTGGAGTCTATTCGCTTTCTGAGTCTTGATGCGGCTATTGTAGATACACGCTACGAAATCAAAAATGCCTCAGGAACAATCCGGAAAATGTGGAGCACCTTCATAGTCATTACAGAAACTGAGCAATGGAAAATCTCTGCGATACGGAATATGCTCCCGGCAGGAAACTAG